A region of Ictidomys tridecemlineatus isolate mIctTri1 chromosome 4, mIctTri1.hap1, whole genome shotgun sequence DNA encodes the following proteins:
- the Inppl1 gene encoding phosphatidylinositol 3,4,5-trisphosphate 5-phosphatase 2 isoform X1 encodes MASACGAPGPGSAGSGGALGSPAPAWYHRDLSRAAAEELLARAGRDGSFLVRDSESVAGAFALCVLYQKHVHTYRILPDGEDFLAVQTSQGVPVRRFQTLGELIGLYAQPNQGLVCALLLPVEGEREPDPPDDRDVSDGEDEKPPLPPRSGSTSISAPTGPTSPLPVPETPTTPAAESAPNGLSTISHEYLKGSYGLDLEAVRGGASNLPHLTRTLATSCRRLHSEVDKVLSGLEILSKVFDQQSSPMVTRLLQQQQNPSQTGEQELENLVLKLSVLKDFLSGIQKKALKALQDMSSTAPPVSLQPSIRKAKTIPVQAFEVKLDVTLGDLTKIGKSQKFTLSVDVEGGRLVLLRRQRDSQEDWTTFTHDRIRQLIKSQRVQNKLGVVFEKEKDRTQRKDFIFVSARKREAFCQLLQLMKNKHSKQDEPDMISVFIGTWNMGSVPPPKNVTSWFTSKGLGKTLDEVTVTIPHDIYVFGTQENSVGDREWLDLLRGGLKELTDLDYRPIAMQSLWNIKVAVLVKPEHENRISHVSTSSVKTGIANTLGNKGAVGVSFMFNGTSFGFVNCHLTSGNEKTARRNQNYLDILRLLSLGDRQLSAFDISLRFTHLFWFGDLNYRLDMDIQEILNYISRKEFEPLLRVDQLNLEREKHKVFLRFSEEEISFPPTYRYERGSRDTYAWHKQKPTGVRTNVPSWCDRILWKSYPETHIICNSYGCTDDIVTSDHSPVFGTFEVGVTSQFISKKGLSKTSDQAYIEFESIEAIVKTASRTKFFIEFYSTCLEEYKKSFENDAQSSDNINFLKVQWSSRQLPTLKPILADIEYLQDQHLLLTVKSMDGYESYGECVVALKSMIGSTAQQFLTFLSHRGEETGNIRGSMKVRVPTERLGTRERLYEWISIDKDEAGAKSKGPSVSRGSQESRSGSRKPASTEGSSPLSKLFEEPEKPPPTGRPPAPPRATPREEPLNPRLKPEGAPELEGVVAPAPKNSFNNPAYYVLEGVPHQLLPLEPPSPARAPVPPTTKNKVAITVPAPQLGRHRPPRVGEGSSSDEDSGGTLPPPDFPPPPLPDSAIFLTPNLDPLSVPGVRGRSGGEGRGPPPPKAHPRPPLPPGPSSASTFLGEVASGDDRSCSVLQMAKTLSEVDYAPAGPGRSALLPSSLELQPPRGLPSDYGRPLSFPPPRIRESIQEDLAEEAPCPQVGRAGGLSEAGMGAWLRAIGLERYEEGLVHNGWDDLEFLSDITEEDLEEAGVQDPAHKRLLLDTLQLSK; translated from the exons ATGGCTTCGGCGTGTGGGGCACCCGGCCCGGGGAGCGCGGGGTCCGGGGGCGCGCTGGGCAGTCCGGCTCCTGCCTGGTACCACCGCGACCTGAGCCGCGCTGCAGCGGAGGAGCTGCTGGCCCGGGCGGGCCGCGATGGCAGCTTCCTGGTCCGAGACAGCGAGAGCGTGGCGGGGGCCTTCGCACTCTGTGTCCT GTATCAGAAGCATGTACACACATACCGCATCCTGCCTGATGGAGAAGACTTCCTGGCTGTGCAG ACTTCACAGGGTGTGCCTGTGCGCCGCTTCCAGACCCTGGGCGAGCTCATTGGCTTGTATGCCCAGCCCAATCAGGGCCTGGTGTGTGCCCTACTGCTGCctgtagagggagagagagagccagaCCCACCGGATGACCGTGATGTCTCAG ATGGGGAGGATGAAAAGCCCCCACTGCCCCCGCGCTCTGGCTCTACCAGCATTTCTGCCCCCACGGGACCTACCAGCCCCCTGCCAGTCCCTGAGACTCCCACAACTCCAGCTGCTGAGAG CGCTCCCAATGGGCTGAGCACCATTTCCCATGAGTATCTGAAGGGCAGCTACGGGCTGGACCTGGAGGCTGTGCGCGGAGGAGCCAGCAACCTGCCCCACCTCACCCGCACTCTTGCCACCTCCTGCCGGAGACTGCACAG TGAGGTGGACAAGGTCCTGTCGGGTCTGGAGATCCTGTCCAAGGTGTTTGACCAGCAGAGCTCGCCCATGGTGACTCGCCTTTTACAGCAGCAG CAGAACCCATCACAGACTGGGGAACAGGAACTAGAGAACCTGGTACTGAAGTTGTCAGTGCTAAAGGACTTCCTGTCAGGCATCCAGAAGAAG GCCCTGAAGGCACTACAGGACATGAGTTCCACAGCACCTCCAGTTTCGCTGCAGCCATCTATACGTAAGGCCAAGACCATACCTGTGCAGGCCTTTGAG GTGAAGCTGGATGTTACCTTGGGTGACCTGACCAAGATTGGAAAGTCACAGAAGTTTACGCTAAGCGTGGATGTGGAAGGTGGGCGGCTAGTGCTGCTTCGGAGACAGCGGGACTCCCAGGAGGACTGGACGACCTTCACACATGACCGAA TCCGCCAGCTCATTAAGTCCCAGCGTGTCCAGAACAAGCTGGGTGTTGTGTTTGAAAAGGAGAAGGACCGGACCCAGCGCAAGGACTTCATTTTCGTCAGTGCCCGG AAGCGGGAAGCCTTCTGCCAGCTGCTGCAGCTCATGAAGAATAAGCACTCCAAGCAAGACGAGCCTGATATGATCTCTGTCTTCATAGGCACCTGGAATATGG GAAGTGTGCCACCTCCAAAAAATGTGACATCTTGGTTCACATCAAAGGGTCTGGGGAAGACCTTAGATGAGGTCACAGTGACCATACCCCATGACATCTATGTCTTTGGGACCCAGGAGAACTCAGTGGGTGACCGAGAGTGGCTGGACCTGCTGCGTGGGGGCCTCAAGGAGCTTACAGATTTGGATTACCGCCCG ATTGCCATGCAGTCGCTGTGGAACATCAAGGTGGCTGTGCTCGTCAAGCCAGAGCATGAGAACCGCATCAGCCATGTCAGTACATCCAGTGTGAAAACTGGCATCGCCAACACCCTGG GGAACAAGGGAGCCGTGGGTGTCTCCTTCATGTTCAATGGCACCTCATTTGGCTTTGTGAATTGCCATCTCACCTCAGGAAATGAGAAGACTGCCCG GCGGAACCAGAACTATCTGGACATCCTGAGGCTGCTCTCGCTGGGTGACCGGCAGCTCAGTGCATTTGACATCTCTCTGCGTTTCACTCACCTCTTCTGGTTTGGGGACCTCAACTATCGCCTGGACATGGATATCCAG gagATACTGAACTACATCAGCAGGAAAGAGTTTGAGCCTCTGCTCCGGGTAGACCAGCTCAACTTGGAGCGGGAGAAGCACAAGGTTTTCCTTCGGTTCA GTGAGGAGGAGATCTCTTTTCCACCCACTTACCGCTATGAGCGGGGTTCCCGGGACACATATGCCTGGCACAAGCAAAAGCCAACTGga GTCCGGACCAACGTTCCCTCATGGTGTGACCGGATTCTATGGAAGTCCTACCCTGAAACCCACATCATCTGCAATTCCTATG GTTGCACTGATGACATTGTCACCAGCGACCATTCCCCTGTGTTTGGGACATTTGAGGTTGGAGTTACCTCTCAGTTCATCTCCAAGAAAG GGCTCTCGAAGACTTCAGACCAGGCCTACATTGAGTTTGAGAGCATCGAGGCCATTGTGAAGACAGCCAGCCGCACCAAGTTCTTCATTGAGTTCTATTCCACTTGCCTCGAGG agTACAAGAAGAGCTTTGAGAATGATGCCCAAAGCAGTGACAACATCAACTTCCTCAAAGTGCAGTGGTCTTCACGCCAGCTGCCCACG CTCAAGCCCATTCTGGCTGACATTGAGTACCTGCAAGACCAGCACCTTCTGCTCACAGTCAAGTCCATGGATGGCTATGAATCCTATG GGGAATGTGTGGTTGCACTCAAATCCATGATTGGCAGCACAGCCCAGCAGTTTCTGACCTTCCTGTCCCATCGCGGCGAGGAGACAGGCAATATCCGTGGCTCCATGAAGGTGCGGGTGCCCACGGAACGCCTGGGCACCCGTGAGCGGCTCTACG AGTGGATCAGCATTGATAAGGATGAGGCTGGAGCAAAGAGCAAAGGCCCGTCTGTGTCCCGAGGCAGCCAAGAATCCAG GTCAGGGAGCCGCAAGCCAGCCTCCACAGAAGGCTCCAGCCCGTTGTCCAAGTTATTTGAAGAGCCAGAGAAACCACCGCCAACTGGGAggcccccagccccgccccgaGCAACTCCCAGGGAGGAGCCCTTGAACCCCAG GTTGAAGCCAGAGGGGGCTCCTGAGCTGGAAGGGGTGGTGGCCCCCGCACCCAAGAACAGCTTCAATAATCCTGCCTACTACGTCCTTGAAGGGGTCCCACACCAGCTGCTGCCCCTGGAGCCACCCTCACCTGCCAGGGCTCCTGTCCCACCTACCACAAAGAACAAAGTTGCCATCACAGTGCCTGCTCCACAGCTTGGACGCCACCGGCCCCCTCGGGTGGGAGAGGGGAGTTCATCAGATGAAGACTCTGGGGGTACTCTGCCCCCTCCAGATTTTCCACCTCCACCACTGCCAGACTCAGCCATTTTCCTGACCCCCAACCTGGATCCTTTGTCAGTACCAGGGGTCCGGGGACGCAGTGGAGGTGAGGGCCGCGGCCCACCACCTCCCAAGGCCCATCCAAGGCCCCCACTACCCCCAGGCCCCTCATCTGCCAGCACTTTCCTAGGGGAGGTAGCAAGTGGGGATGACCGGTCCTGCTCAGTACTGCAGATGGCCAAGACTCTAAGTGAGGTGGATTATGCTCCTGCTGGGCCTGGACGCTCAGCGCTTCTCCCAAGCTCCTTGGAGTTGCAGCCACCCCGTGGACTGCCCTCCGACTATGGCCGGCCCCTCAGCTTCCCTCCACCCCGCATCCGGGAGAGCATCCAAGAGGACCTAGCGGAGGAG GCACCGTGCCCGCAGGTCGGGCGGGCCGGCGGCCTGAGTGAGGCAGGTATGGGTGCCTGGCTGCGGGCCATCGGCTTAGAGCGCTATGAGGAGGGCCTGGTGCACAATGGCTGGGACGACCTGGAGTTTCTCAG TGACATCACAGAGGAAGAcctggaggaggctggggtgcaggacCCTGCTCACAAGCGCCTCCTTCTGGACACATTGCAGCTCAGCAAGTGA
- the Inppl1 gene encoding phosphatidylinositol 3,4,5-trisphosphate 5-phosphatase 2 isoform X4, with the protein MASACGAPGPGSAGSGGALGSPAPAWYHRDLSRAAAEELLARAGRDGSFLVRDSESVAGAFALCVLYQKHVHTYRILPDGEDFLAVQTSQGVPVRRFQTLGELIGLYAQPNQGLVCALLLPVEGEREPDPPDDRDVSDGEDEKPPLPPRSGSTSISAPTGPTSPLPVPETPTTPAAESAPNGLSTISHEYLKGSYGLDLEAVRGGASNLPHLTRTLATSCRRLHSEVDKVLSGLEILSKVFDQQSSPMVTRLLQQQQNPSQTGEQELENLVLKLSVLKDFLSGIQKKALKALQDMSSTAPPVSLQPSIRKAKTIPVQAFEVKLDVTLGDLTKIGKSQKFTLSVDVEGGRLVLLRRQRDSQEDWTTFTHDRIRQLIKSQRVQNKLGVVFEKEKDRTQRKDFIFVSARKREAFCQLLQLMKNKHSKQDEPDMISVFIGTWNMGSVPPPKNVTSWFTSKGLGKTLDEVTVTIPHDIYVFGTQENSVGDREWLDLLRGGLKELTDLDYRPIAMQSLWNIKVAVLVKPEHENRISHVSTSSVKTGIANTLGNKGAVGVSFMFNGTSFGFVNCHLTSGNEKTARRNQNYLDILRLLSLGDRQLSAFDISLRFTHLFWFGDLNYRLDMDIQEILNYISRKEFEPLLRVDQLNLEREKHKVFLRFSEEEISFPPTYRYERGSRDTYAWHKQKPTGVRTNVPSWCDRILWKSYPETHIICNSYGCTDDIVTSDHSPVFGTFEVGVTSQFISKKGLSKTSDQAYIEFESIEAIVKTASRTKFFIEFYSTCLEEYKKSFENDAQSSDNINFLKVQWSSRQLPTLKPILADIEYLQDQHLLLTVKSMDGYESYGECVVALKSMIGSTAQQFLTFLSHRGEETGNIRGSMKVRVPTERLGTRERLYEWISIDKDEAGAKSKGPSVSRGSQESRSGSRKPASTEGSSPLSKLFEEPEKPPPTGRPPAPPRATPREEPLNPRLKPEGAPELEGVVAPAPKNSFNNPAYYVLEGVPHQLLPLEPPSPARAPVPPTTKNKVAITVPAPQLGRHRPPRVGEGSSSDEDSGGTLPPPDFPPPPLPDSAIFLTPNLDPLSVPGVRGRSGGEGRGPPPPKAHPRPPLPPGPSSASTFLGEVASGDDRSCSVLQMAKTLSEVDYAPAGPGRSALLPSSLELQPPRGLPSDYGRPLSFPPPRIRESIQEDLAEE; encoded by the exons ATGGCTTCGGCGTGTGGGGCACCCGGCCCGGGGAGCGCGGGGTCCGGGGGCGCGCTGGGCAGTCCGGCTCCTGCCTGGTACCACCGCGACCTGAGCCGCGCTGCAGCGGAGGAGCTGCTGGCCCGGGCGGGCCGCGATGGCAGCTTCCTGGTCCGAGACAGCGAGAGCGTGGCGGGGGCCTTCGCACTCTGTGTCCT GTATCAGAAGCATGTACACACATACCGCATCCTGCCTGATGGAGAAGACTTCCTGGCTGTGCAG ACTTCACAGGGTGTGCCTGTGCGCCGCTTCCAGACCCTGGGCGAGCTCATTGGCTTGTATGCCCAGCCCAATCAGGGCCTGGTGTGTGCCCTACTGCTGCctgtagagggagagagagagccagaCCCACCGGATGACCGTGATGTCTCAG ATGGGGAGGATGAAAAGCCCCCACTGCCCCCGCGCTCTGGCTCTACCAGCATTTCTGCCCCCACGGGACCTACCAGCCCCCTGCCAGTCCCTGAGACTCCCACAACTCCAGCTGCTGAGAG CGCTCCCAATGGGCTGAGCACCATTTCCCATGAGTATCTGAAGGGCAGCTACGGGCTGGACCTGGAGGCTGTGCGCGGAGGAGCCAGCAACCTGCCCCACCTCACCCGCACTCTTGCCACCTCCTGCCGGAGACTGCACAG TGAGGTGGACAAGGTCCTGTCGGGTCTGGAGATCCTGTCCAAGGTGTTTGACCAGCAGAGCTCGCCCATGGTGACTCGCCTTTTACAGCAGCAG CAGAACCCATCACAGACTGGGGAACAGGAACTAGAGAACCTGGTACTGAAGTTGTCAGTGCTAAAGGACTTCCTGTCAGGCATCCAGAAGAAG GCCCTGAAGGCACTACAGGACATGAGTTCCACAGCACCTCCAGTTTCGCTGCAGCCATCTATACGTAAGGCCAAGACCATACCTGTGCAGGCCTTTGAG GTGAAGCTGGATGTTACCTTGGGTGACCTGACCAAGATTGGAAAGTCACAGAAGTTTACGCTAAGCGTGGATGTGGAAGGTGGGCGGCTAGTGCTGCTTCGGAGACAGCGGGACTCCCAGGAGGACTGGACGACCTTCACACATGACCGAA TCCGCCAGCTCATTAAGTCCCAGCGTGTCCAGAACAAGCTGGGTGTTGTGTTTGAAAAGGAGAAGGACCGGACCCAGCGCAAGGACTTCATTTTCGTCAGTGCCCGG AAGCGGGAAGCCTTCTGCCAGCTGCTGCAGCTCATGAAGAATAAGCACTCCAAGCAAGACGAGCCTGATATGATCTCTGTCTTCATAGGCACCTGGAATATGG GAAGTGTGCCACCTCCAAAAAATGTGACATCTTGGTTCACATCAAAGGGTCTGGGGAAGACCTTAGATGAGGTCACAGTGACCATACCCCATGACATCTATGTCTTTGGGACCCAGGAGAACTCAGTGGGTGACCGAGAGTGGCTGGACCTGCTGCGTGGGGGCCTCAAGGAGCTTACAGATTTGGATTACCGCCCG ATTGCCATGCAGTCGCTGTGGAACATCAAGGTGGCTGTGCTCGTCAAGCCAGAGCATGAGAACCGCATCAGCCATGTCAGTACATCCAGTGTGAAAACTGGCATCGCCAACACCCTGG GGAACAAGGGAGCCGTGGGTGTCTCCTTCATGTTCAATGGCACCTCATTTGGCTTTGTGAATTGCCATCTCACCTCAGGAAATGAGAAGACTGCCCG GCGGAACCAGAACTATCTGGACATCCTGAGGCTGCTCTCGCTGGGTGACCGGCAGCTCAGTGCATTTGACATCTCTCTGCGTTTCACTCACCTCTTCTGGTTTGGGGACCTCAACTATCGCCTGGACATGGATATCCAG gagATACTGAACTACATCAGCAGGAAAGAGTTTGAGCCTCTGCTCCGGGTAGACCAGCTCAACTTGGAGCGGGAGAAGCACAAGGTTTTCCTTCGGTTCA GTGAGGAGGAGATCTCTTTTCCACCCACTTACCGCTATGAGCGGGGTTCCCGGGACACATATGCCTGGCACAAGCAAAAGCCAACTGga GTCCGGACCAACGTTCCCTCATGGTGTGACCGGATTCTATGGAAGTCCTACCCTGAAACCCACATCATCTGCAATTCCTATG GTTGCACTGATGACATTGTCACCAGCGACCATTCCCCTGTGTTTGGGACATTTGAGGTTGGAGTTACCTCTCAGTTCATCTCCAAGAAAG GGCTCTCGAAGACTTCAGACCAGGCCTACATTGAGTTTGAGAGCATCGAGGCCATTGTGAAGACAGCCAGCCGCACCAAGTTCTTCATTGAGTTCTATTCCACTTGCCTCGAGG agTACAAGAAGAGCTTTGAGAATGATGCCCAAAGCAGTGACAACATCAACTTCCTCAAAGTGCAGTGGTCTTCACGCCAGCTGCCCACG CTCAAGCCCATTCTGGCTGACATTGAGTACCTGCAAGACCAGCACCTTCTGCTCACAGTCAAGTCCATGGATGGCTATGAATCCTATG GGGAATGTGTGGTTGCACTCAAATCCATGATTGGCAGCACAGCCCAGCAGTTTCTGACCTTCCTGTCCCATCGCGGCGAGGAGACAGGCAATATCCGTGGCTCCATGAAGGTGCGGGTGCCCACGGAACGCCTGGGCACCCGTGAGCGGCTCTACG AGTGGATCAGCATTGATAAGGATGAGGCTGGAGCAAAGAGCAAAGGCCCGTCTGTGTCCCGAGGCAGCCAAGAATCCAG GTCAGGGAGCCGCAAGCCAGCCTCCACAGAAGGCTCCAGCCCGTTGTCCAAGTTATTTGAAGAGCCAGAGAAACCACCGCCAACTGGGAggcccccagccccgccccgaGCAACTCCCAGGGAGGAGCCCTTGAACCCCAG GTTGAAGCCAGAGGGGGCTCCTGAGCTGGAAGGGGTGGTGGCCCCCGCACCCAAGAACAGCTTCAATAATCCTGCCTACTACGTCCTTGAAGGGGTCCCACACCAGCTGCTGCCCCTGGAGCCACCCTCACCTGCCAGGGCTCCTGTCCCACCTACCACAAAGAACAAAGTTGCCATCACAGTGCCTGCTCCACAGCTTGGACGCCACCGGCCCCCTCGGGTGGGAGAGGGGAGTTCATCAGATGAAGACTCTGGGGGTACTCTGCCCCCTCCAGATTTTCCACCTCCACCACTGCCAGACTCAGCCATTTTCCTGACCCCCAACCTGGATCCTTTGTCAGTACCAGGGGTCCGGGGACGCAGTGGAGGTGAGGGCCGCGGCCCACCACCTCCCAAGGCCCATCCAAGGCCCCCACTACCCCCAGGCCCCTCATCTGCCAGCACTTTCCTAGGGGAGGTAGCAAGTGGGGATGACCGGTCCTGCTCAGTACTGCAGATGGCCAAGACTCTAAGTGAGGTGGATTATGCTCCTGCTGGGCCTGGACGCTCAGCGCTTCTCCCAAGCTCCTTGGAGTTGCAGCCACCCCGTGGACTGCCCTCCGACTATGGCCGGCCCCTCAGCTTCCCTCCACCCCGCATCCGGGAGAGCATCCAAGAGGACCTAGCGGAGGAG TGA